One region of Limnospira fusiformis SAG 85.79 genomic DNA includes:
- a CDS encoding ATP-dependent Clp protease ATP-binding subunit, producing the protein MFERFTEKAIKVIMLAQEEARRLGHNFVGTEQILLGLIGEGTGVAAKVLKSMGVNLKDARIEVEKIIGRGSGFVAVEIPFTPRAKRVLELSLEEARQLGHNYIGTEHLLLGLIREGEGVAARVLENLGVDLSKVRTQVIRMLGETAEVTAGGSSGRTKTPTLDEFGSNLTQMAAEGKLDPVVGRQKEIERVIQILGRRTKNNPVLIGEPGVGKTAIAEGLAQRIAQNDIPDILEDKRVVTLDIGLLVAGTKYRGEFEERLKKIMDEIRSCGNVILVIDEVHTLIGAGAAEGAIDAANILKPALARGELQCIGATTLDEYRKHIERDAALERRFQPVMVGEPSVPETIEILYGLRERYEQHHKLKIIDEALEAAAKLSDRYISDRYLPDKAIDLIDEAGSRVRLINSQLPPAAKELDKELRQVLKEKDDAVRSQDFDRAGELRDREMEIKSQIRAIAQNKKSETRTDDDDSPMVTEEDIAQIVASWTGIPVNKLTESESEKLLHMEDTLHQRLIGQEEAVKAVSRAIRRARVGLKNPNRPIASFIFSGPTGVGKTELTKSLAAYFFGSEEAMIRLDMSEFMERHTVSKLIGSPPGYVGYNEGGQLTEAVRRRPYTVVLFDEIEKAHPDVFNMLLQILEDGRLTDAKGRTVDFKNTLIIMTSNIGSKVIEKGGGGLGFEFEENQADAQYNRIRNLVNEELKQYFRPEFLNRLDEIIVFRQLNKDEVKEIAVIMLNEVFGRLTEKGIRLEITDRFKERLVEEGYNPSYGARPLRRAIMRLLEDSLAEEILSGRVKEGDTAIVDVNEDGQVQVLQGEKRELLPQAAD; encoded by the coding sequence ATGTTTGAACGCTTCACAGAAAAAGCCATTAAGGTGATCATGTTAGCCCAGGAGGAAGCACGCCGCCTGGGACATAACTTCGTAGGAACAGAACAGATCCTCCTGGGTCTGATTGGCGAAGGGACTGGCGTAGCAGCCAAAGTCCTGAAGTCCATGGGGGTCAACCTCAAAGATGCTCGGATCGAGGTCGAAAAAATCATCGGCCGTGGCTCCGGGTTTGTAGCCGTTGAAATTCCGTTCACTCCGCGCGCCAAGAGGGTTTTAGAACTTTCCTTGGAAGAGGCTCGTCAACTCGGGCATAATTATATCGGCACAGAACATTTGCTTCTGGGTCTGATCCGAGAAGGAGAAGGAGTAGCCGCTCGCGTCCTGGAAAATTTGGGCGTTGACCTGTCGAAGGTTCGCACCCAGGTAATTAGGATGTTGGGTGAAACGGCGGAAGTCACCGCCGGGGGAAGTAGCGGTCGCACTAAGACCCCAACCCTCGATGAGTTTGGCTCTAATTTGACCCAAATGGCCGCTGAGGGCAAACTTGACCCGGTAGTGGGACGACAAAAGGAAATTGAGCGGGTGATCCAGATTTTGGGTCGGCGTACCAAAAATAATCCGGTCCTAATTGGAGAACCGGGTGTCGGTAAAACAGCGATCGCCGAAGGTCTCGCCCAGCGCATTGCTCAAAATGATATTCCCGACATTCTGGAAGATAAACGAGTTGTTACCCTCGATATCGGTCTATTGGTGGCGGGTACTAAGTATCGGGGTGAGTTTGAGGAACGACTCAAAAAGATTATGGATGAAATCCGCTCTTGCGGTAATGTCATCCTGGTAATTGATGAGGTTCACACCCTCATTGGTGCAGGTGCTGCGGAAGGAGCTATCGATGCGGCTAATATCCTCAAGCCAGCTTTGGCGCGGGGTGAGTTGCAGTGTATCGGTGCTACTACCCTCGATGAGTACCGCAAGCATATTGAACGGGATGCGGCCCTAGAACGTCGGTTCCAACCCGTGATGGTCGGTGAGCCTTCGGTACCGGAAACCATTGAGATTCTCTATGGACTGCGGGAACGCTATGAGCAGCACCACAAACTTAAAATTATCGATGAGGCTCTCGAAGCAGCAGCGAAATTGTCCGATCGCTATATTAGCGATCGCTATCTCCCCGATAAGGCGATCGATTTGATTGATGAAGCCGGATCGCGGGTGCGCCTGATTAACTCCCAACTTCCCCCAGCCGCTAAGGAACTCGACAAGGAATTGCGACAAGTCCTCAAGGAAAAAGACGACGCGGTGCGCTCCCAAGACTTTGACCGAGCCGGAGAATTGCGCGATCGCGAAATGGAAATTAAATCCCAAATTCGGGCGATCGCTCAAAACAAAAAATCCGAAACTCGCACCGACGACGATGATTCCCCCATGGTAACAGAAGAGGATATCGCCCAAATCGTGGCCAGTTGGACCGGGATTCCCGTTAACAAACTCACCGAGTCCGAGTCCGAGAAACTCCTGCACATGGAAGACACCCTCCACCAGCGTCTTATCGGTCAGGAAGAAGCTGTCAAAGCCGTTTCTCGCGCCATCCGTCGTGCGCGTGTCGGACTCAAGAACCCCAACCGACCCATCGCTAGTTTCATCTTCTCTGGACCCACAGGCGTAGGTAAAACCGAGTTGACTAAATCCCTCGCCGCCTACTTCTTCGGCTCAGAAGAAGCTATGATCCGCCTGGATATGTCCGAATTTATGGAGCGGCACACCGTTTCTAAACTCATCGGTTCTCCTCCCGGCTATGTGGGTTACAACGAAGGTGGACAACTCACCGAAGCCGTGCGCCGTCGTCCTTATACCGTGGTGCTGTTCGACGAAATCGAAAAAGCTCACCCCGATGTCTTCAATATGTTATTGCAGATTTTGGAAGATGGGCGCTTGACCGATGCTAAAGGTCGCACCGTAGACTTTAAAAACACCCTGATCATCATGACGAGCAACATTGGCTCTAAGGTGATCGAAAAAGGTGGCGGCGGTCTTGGGTTCGAGTTTGAAGAAAATCAAGCTGATGCTCAATATAACCGCATCCGCAACCTGGTTAATGAAGAACTTAAACAATACTTCCGTCCTGAGTTCCTTAACCGTCTTGATGAAATTATCGTCTTCCGTCAACTCAATAAAGATGAGGTCAAGGAAATTGCGGTAATTATGCTTAACGAGGTGTTCGGTCGCCTCACTGAAAAAGGCATTCGCCTGGAAATTACCGATCGCTTTAAAGAAAGACTGGTAGAAGAAGGTTATAATCCCAGCTACGGTGCGCGTCCCCTGCGTCGCGCCATTATGCGTTTGCTGGAAGATAGCCTCGCCGAGGAAATCCTCTCTGGTCGCGTCAAAGAAGGCGATACGGCGATCGTTGATGTTAATGAGGACGGTCAAGTTCAAGTCTTACAAGGCGAAAAACGGGAACTGCTCCCCCAAGCCGCTGACTAA
- a CDS encoding DUF2103 domain-containing protein, protein MNNKNSGRLVWNHSTHLQGLIPVLDRLTKYQGIHTITPGVITRAKAHCPHMKLRVSVPIRGGFKVLARAGKTVQEVFFVTSLSQSELEGAIANALRK, encoded by the coding sequence ATGAATAATAAAAACTCGGGGCGCTTGGTTTGGAATCACTCTACCCACCTTCAGGGCTTGATCCCTGTCTTAGATAGATTAACCAAGTATCAGGGAATTCATACGATTACCCCGGGAGTAATTACTAGGGCTAAGGCTCATTGTCCGCACATGAAGTTAAGAGTATCTGTTCCTATTCGCGGCGGCTTTAAGGTCTTGGCTAGGGCGGGAAAAACCGTTCAGGAAGTCTTTTTTGTGACTAGCCTCTCCCAAAGCGAATTAGAAGGAGCGATCGCTAATGCTCTGAGAAAATGA
- a CDS encoding MoaD/ThiS family protein: protein MAVKVLIPTPLQKFTNNQATLECEGTNIMELIDSLEASCPGIKKSLCDDEGKPRRFLNFYVNSEDIRFLDGTNTALADGDEVSIVPAVAGG from the coding sequence ATGGCTGTTAAAGTTTTAATTCCCACTCCCCTGCAAAAGTTCACTAACAACCAAGCTACCCTTGAGTGCGAGGGGACGAACATTATGGAACTAATTGATTCCCTGGAAGCTAGTTGTCCGGGTATCAAGAAAAGTCTCTGTGATGATGAAGGAAAACCGAGGCGCTTTTTGAATTTCTACGTCAACAGTGAGGATATTCGCTTCTTAGATGGTACGAATACCGCCTTAGCTGATGGTGATGAAGTGAGTATTGTTCCGGCTGTGGCTGGAGGCTAG
- the thrC gene encoding threonine synthase, with protein sequence MTQATHNHTTTPTAGATFDKLKCKECGAEYALEAKHVCEVCFGPLEVHYNYDNLRQLVTRETIEAGPNSIWRYRHFLPVATDNVIDVGTGMTPLVKSERLARRLGLKNLYIKNDAVNMPTLSFKDRVVSVALSRARELGFSTVSCASTGNLANSTAAIAAKAGLDCCVFIPSDLEAGKVLGTLIYNPILMAVRGNYDQVNRLCSEVANTYGWGFVNINLRPYYSEGSKTLGFEVAEQLGWRLPDHVVAPIASGSLYTKIHKGFQEFVKVGLVEDKPVRFSGAQAEGCSPVAHAFKENRDFITPVKPNTIAKSIAIGNPADGVYAVELAKKSGGSVESVNDAEIIEGIKLLAETEGIFTETAGGTTIAVLKKLVEAGKIDPDETTVVYITGNGLKTQEAVHGYIGEPLTIDPKLDSFEVAIERARTLDRLEWQQVLV encoded by the coding sequence ATGACCCAGGCAACCCATAACCACACCACCACCCCCACCGCCGGAGCTACTTTTGATAAACTCAAATGTAAAGAGTGCGGCGCGGAATATGCTCTGGAAGCCAAGCACGTTTGCGAGGTGTGTTTTGGTCCCCTGGAAGTTCACTATAACTATGACAACCTTCGCCAACTGGTAACTCGCGAAACTATTGAAGCTGGCCCAAATTCGATCTGGCGTTATCGTCACTTTTTACCGGTAGCTACAGATAATGTTATTGATGTGGGAACTGGGATGACTCCGTTGGTGAAGTCAGAACGGTTAGCCCGCCGCCTCGGTCTCAAAAATCTTTATATTAAAAATGATGCTGTTAATATGCCTACCCTTAGCTTTAAGGATAGGGTGGTATCTGTGGCTCTCAGCCGCGCTAGAGAGTTAGGTTTTTCGACGGTTTCCTGTGCGAGTACGGGAAATTTAGCGAATTCTACGGCGGCGATCGCAGCTAAAGCGGGATTAGATTGTTGTGTATTTATTCCCTCCGATTTAGAAGCTGGGAAGGTGTTAGGAACATTAATTTATAATCCGATTCTGATGGCAGTTAGGGGCAATTATGACCAAGTTAATCGCCTCTGTTCAGAAGTAGCTAATACCTACGGTTGGGGTTTTGTTAATATCAACCTGCGCCCCTATTATTCGGAAGGTTCTAAAACTCTGGGTTTTGAAGTAGCAGAGCAGTTAGGTTGGCGACTGCCAGATCATGTAGTAGCGCCGATCGCTTCTGGTTCGTTATATACCAAGATTCATAAAGGTTTCCAAGAGTTTGTTAAGGTGGGTTTAGTGGAAGATAAACCCGTGCGTTTTAGTGGCGCACAAGCGGAAGGTTGCTCTCCTGTAGCCCATGCTTTCAAGGAAAATCGCGACTTTATTACGCCAGTTAAACCTAATACGATCGCTAAATCTATCGCTATTGGTAATCCGGCTGATGGTGTGTATGCAGTAGAATTAGCCAAAAAGTCTGGCGGTAGTGTGGAGTCAGTTAATGATGCTGAAATTATCGAGGGTATCAAATTACTGGCGGAAACTGAAGGTATCTTTACAGAGACGGCTGGCGGAACTACCATTGCCGTGTTGAAAAAACTGGTGGAAGCGGGTAAAATTGACCCCGATGAAACTACTGTTGTTTACATTACTGGAAATGGCTTAAAAACTCAGGAGGCGGTTCACGGCTACATTGGCGAACCTCTGACCATTGACCCGAAACTAGATAGCTTTGAAGTGGCGATCGAACGCGCACGGACTCTCGATCGCTTAGAATGGCAACAGGTTTTGGTTTAA
- a CDS encoding leucyl aminopeptidase — MEFRATDTNRLDWSGDVLAIGLFEGQVQLSGDLAELNQKLGGTLQELIEESDFQGKADSSASGRVGGNSPIRKVVLVGLGSAEDYTLEAIRRGAAASGQAAKALKGKTLGISFPVGNASETVGAIVEGLELVLYQDNRFKSETKDKEIKVESVDLLGFPGTEAAITLAQQVCSGVFLARELVAAPANEVNPITMAELAKSLAAEYGLELEILEREDCEKLGMGAFLGVAQASDLPPKFIHLTYKPQGTPTRKLAIVGKGLTFDSGGLNLKPTGSGIEMMKMDMAGAAATFGAAKAIATLKPTVEVHFISAVTENMISGRAMRPGDFLRASNGKTIEVNNTDAEGRLTLADALVFADRLGVDAIVDLATLTGACIIALGDDIAGLWSPDDQLAQQLQSASQKAGEKFWRMPIEERYFEGLKAIHADMKNTGPRAAGSITATLFLKQFVKDTPWAHLDIAGPVWTDKDKGYNKTGATGFPVRTLVNWVLANS; from the coding sequence ATGGAATTTAGAGCCACAGATACTAACCGCCTAGACTGGAGTGGAGATGTATTAGCGATAGGTCTGTTTGAAGGACAAGTCCAACTGAGTGGGGATTTAGCAGAACTCAATCAAAAACTCGGTGGGACCCTACAAGAACTTATCGAAGAATCAGACTTTCAGGGAAAAGCTGATAGTAGTGCTTCTGGTCGTGTGGGTGGCAATAGTCCCATTCGTAAGGTGGTTTTAGTGGGGTTGGGGTCTGCTGAGGACTACACCCTAGAAGCTATCCGACGTGGTGCGGCTGCGTCAGGACAGGCGGCGAAAGCACTCAAAGGTAAAACCCTGGGTATCAGTTTCCCGGTGGGTAATGCGTCGGAGACGGTGGGGGCTATTGTAGAAGGATTAGAGTTAGTTCTGTATCAGGATAATCGCTTTAAGTCGGAAACTAAGGACAAAGAAATTAAAGTCGAGTCTGTAGATCTGCTAGGGTTTCCGGGTACAGAAGCAGCCATTACCCTGGCTCAACAGGTCTGTTCTGGGGTGTTCTTGGCGCGGGAGTTGGTGGCGGCTCCGGCTAATGAGGTTAACCCCATAACTATGGCAGAATTGGCTAAATCTCTGGCTGCTGAGTATGGGTTGGAACTGGAAATTTTGGAACGGGAAGATTGCGAAAAATTGGGAATGGGAGCATTTTTAGGGGTGGCTCAAGCCTCGGATTTGCCTCCTAAGTTTATCCATCTCACCTATAAACCCCAGGGAACACCGACCCGGAAACTAGCTATTGTGGGTAAGGGTTTGACTTTTGATTCGGGTGGTTTGAACCTGAAACCCACGGGTAGCGGCATCGAAATGATGAAAATGGATATGGCTGGGGCGGCGGCGACTTTTGGCGCGGCTAAGGCGATCGCCACCTTAAAGCCCACAGTTGAGGTGCATTTTATCAGTGCCGTAACTGAAAACATGATTAGCGGCCGTGCTATGCGCCCTGGAGACTTCCTACGCGCTTCTAATGGCAAAACTATTGAAGTCAATAATACGGACGCTGAAGGGCGTTTAACTTTGGCTGATGCTTTGGTGTTTGCTGACCGCCTAGGGGTTGATGCTATAGTGGATTTAGCAACTCTCACCGGAGCCTGTATCATTGCCTTGGGAGATGATATCGCTGGGTTATGGAGTCCTGATGATCAACTGGCGCAACAGTTACAATCTGCTTCCCAAAAAGCTGGGGAAAAATTCTGGCGGATGCCAATTGAGGAAAGATATTTTGAAGGACTCAAGGCTATTCATGCTGACATGAAAAACACGGGACCTCGGGCGGCGGGTTCGATTACGGCTACTCTGTTCCTGAAACAGTTTGTTAAGGATACCCCTTGGGCTCATTTGGATATTGCTGGCCCAGTTTGGACAGATAAGGATAAGGGCTATAATAAAACTGGTGCGACCGGATTCCCTGTCCGAACCCTGGTGAATTGGGTTCTGGCTAATTCCTAA
- a CDS encoding PAS domain-containing protein encodes MLRGYSFSPESLSNWLHLWLTAAIALVSYLSAGMLNNSLSIYGDRCKFSTPNQPFWRGGGNFIGNSGLLSLGLVMAGNFQILDTEIVWYPVGGIFVITILAILGLLATNLIFFWLWWFQIPMLGFIRRQNLTSSLDNSAANNSPNSGNPNPLTIKVNAKINNWSAEDTISLTQFSIDKAADAIFWIGIEGEIIYVNESASRLLGYSPSELLLLTIHDINPDFPRDSWHLHWQILRRCGSLKIEARYRTKHNRLIPVEMMINHLNFKGQEYQCVFIRDISDRKQVERMLRERQGEFRTLVSNIPGAVYRSNLDIDRTMTFMSPGVESITGYSPNDLILNRTISFASLIHPDDQQTVIDAIQISVEKRHPYILEYRLRRANGSERWVYDKGQGIFDDDQQVLCLAGAIFDITKQKQASEALRINEERLQLALTGTNQGLWDWNLGTDEVYFSPQCRQMLGYDMKHINNHPRSWLKLVHPEDRHQVIYCLKQHWQNHTHFCEVEHRMFTNNGGWKWVLNHGQVVSRDEQGKPLRMTGTVRDISDRKQAEDALRQSEARERARALQLELTLKQLRQAQAQLIQNEKLSSLGQMVAGIAHEINNPVTFIYGNISYAGQYVQDLLALIELYQRYYPQPVAEIRDRIEEVELGFIVYDLPRILDSMEVGANRIRQIVLSLRNFARLDESEMKPVNIHDGIESTLLILQHRLKGRLPTLEKHEFPEIKVIRNYGYLPKVECYAGQLNQVFLSILSNAIDAILEVEKLENGLVDFEPTIQITTELINSDWVSIKISDNGLGMEEDVRKRLFEPFFTTKPVGHGTGLGLAMSYQIVAKHGGNLTCKSVLTKGSEFAIEIPRRPSVLSKTGRYYLPSEQYSKMENERDSLQS; translated from the coding sequence ATGCTCAGGGGGTATAGCTTTTCGCCAGAATCACTATCAAACTGGCTACATTTGTGGTTAACTGCTGCGATCGCATTGGTTAGTTACTTGTCAGCAGGTATGCTCAACAATAGCTTATCAATCTATGGCGATCGCTGTAAATTCTCAACCCCAAATCAACCCTTTTGGCGCGGCGGTGGTAATTTCATCGGTAACTCGGGGTTACTCAGCTTGGGGTTAGTCATGGCGGGGAATTTTCAAATACTTGACACAGAAATTGTCTGGTATCCCGTCGGGGGAATATTTGTGATAACTATCTTAGCCATTTTAGGATTACTCGCTACCAACTTAATATTCTTTTGGCTGTGGTGGTTTCAGATACCTATGTTGGGGTTTATCCGCCGCCAGAATTTGACATCTAGCCTAGATAATTCAGCCGCCAATAACTCCCCCAACTCAGGAAATCCCAATCCATTAACTATCAAAGTAAACGCCAAGATCAATAACTGGTCTGCGGAAGATACCATATCCCTGACACAATTTTCTATTGATAAAGCCGCCGATGCGATTTTTTGGATTGGAATAGAAGGAGAAATTATTTATGTGAATGAGTCAGCTTCTCGCCTGTTGGGTTACTCCCCTAGCGAATTATTGTTATTGACGATTCATGATATTAACCCGGATTTTCCGCGAGATTCTTGGCATTTACATTGGCAAATCCTGCGCCGCTGTGGGTCTTTAAAAATTGAGGCTCGCTATCGGACTAAACATAATCGCCTCATTCCCGTGGAAATGATGATTAATCATCTGAACTTTAAAGGTCAGGAATATCAATGTGTGTTTATCCGAGATATTAGCGATCGCAAACAAGTTGAGAGAATGCTGCGGGAACGTCAGGGAGAATTTCGCACCCTGGTTTCTAATATTCCCGGTGCAGTTTATCGCTCTAATTTAGACATTGATCGCACCATGACCTTTATGAGTCCGGGGGTGGAATCTATTACTGGTTATAGCCCTAATGATTTGATTTTAAACCGAACTATCAGCTTTGCAAGTCTGATTCATCCTGATGACCAACAAACAGTTATAGACGCGATTCAAATATCCGTAGAAAAACGCCATCCCTATATTTTAGAGTATCGGTTACGGCGAGCCAATGGTTCCGAACGATGGGTTTATGATAAGGGTCAAGGTATCTTTGATGATGACCAACAAGTTTTATGTTTGGCGGGGGCAATTTTTGATATTACTAAACAAAAACAAGCCTCGGAAGCTCTGCGGATTAATGAGGAGAGGTTACAATTAGCATTAACTGGAACTAATCAGGGTTTATGGGATTGGAATTTAGGCACTGATGAGGTCTATTTTAGCCCTCAATGCCGACAAATGCTGGGTTATGATATGAAGCACATCAACAACCATCCTCGGTCTTGGTTGAAGCTGGTGCATCCTGAAGACCGCCATCAGGTGATTTATTGCTTAAAACAACACTGGCAAAATCACACGCATTTTTGTGAGGTTGAACACCGGATGTTTACCAATAATGGGGGTTGGAAATGGGTGCTTAATCATGGTCAAGTGGTGAGTCGAGATGAGCAAGGTAAACCCCTACGCATGACCGGGACAGTTAGGGATATTAGCGATCGCAAACAGGCTGAAGATGCTTTGCGACAGTCGGAAGCTAGGGAACGCGCCAGAGCATTACAGTTGGAACTAACCCTTAAACAACTCCGACAGGCTCAAGCACAATTAATTCAAAATGAAAAACTTTCCAGTCTGGGTCAAATGGTCGCAGGAATTGCCCATGAAATTAATAACCCAGTTACTTTTATTTATGGTAATATTAGCTATGCGGGTCAATATGTACAAGACTTGTTGGCACTGATTGAATTATATCAGCGATATTATCCACAGCCAGTGGCGGAAATTCGCGATCGCATTGAGGAAGTCGAACTAGGTTTTATTGTATACGATTTACCCCGCATTTTAGATTCAATGGAAGTCGGCGCAAATCGGATTCGACAGATTGTTTTGTCTCTGCGGAATTTTGCGAGACTTGATGAGTCGGAAATGAAACCCGTCAATATTCATGATGGGATTGAGAGTACATTATTAATCCTGCAACATCGACTCAAAGGACGACTTCCCACCTTAGAAAAACATGAGTTTCCCGAAATTAAAGTCATTCGTAATTATGGATACTTACCCAAAGTAGAATGTTATGCGGGTCAACTGAATCAGGTATTTTTGAGTATTTTAAGTAATGCAATTGATGCGATTTTGGAAGTAGAAAAACTCGAAAATGGCTTGGTTGACTTCGAGCCAACTATTCAGATTACCACTGAATTAATTAACTCGGATTGGGTGTCAATTAAAATTTCTGATAATGGTTTGGGTATGGAAGAAGATGTGCGAAAACGATTATTTGAGCCATTTTTTACCACTAAACCTGTGGGTCATGGTACCGGCTTAGGATTAGCCATGAGTTATCAAATTGTGGCTAAACATGGGGGAAATTTAACCTGTAAGTCGGTACTAACTAAGGGGTCAGAATTTGCGATCGAAATTCCCCGGCGACCTTCTGTATTAAGCAAAACCGGACGATATTATCTCCCAAGTGAACAGTATTCTAAGATGGAAAATGAACGAGATTCTCTTCAGAGTTGA
- a CDS encoding succinylglutamate desuccinylase/aspartoacylase family protein, translated as MLEICRTPIPPARTKRIEIPVARLPTQTMLSLPVIVINGYTEGPILWVSAAIHGDEINGVEIIHQVLQKISPKRLRGTVIAVPIVNVFGFIEQSRYLPDRRDLNRSFPGSKRGSLASRIAHLFVQEIVNHSTHGIDLHTASGHRKNLPQIRANLDDPVTYQCARAFGTSVIIHSQLRDGSLRQAATQKGIPVLLYEGGEALRFNSHAIYIGVQGILRVMETLDMYDFQFDNFPLEPIEVQNTQWVRASRSGILQLSIELGERVYKRQLLGVISDAFGDTSVKVRAPADGLVIGNQQNPLVNQGDAIVNLALLNSEENLVHFPS; from the coding sequence ATGCTTGAAATTTGCCGCACCCCAATTCCCCCCGCACGCACTAAGCGCATCGAAATCCCCGTGGCTCGCCTTCCCACTCAAACTATGCTATCCCTACCCGTTATCGTCATCAATGGCTATACAGAGGGACCCATACTCTGGGTGAGTGCCGCTATTCACGGCGACGAAATTAATGGCGTTGAAATCATTCATCAAGTCTTGCAAAAAATTTCCCCCAAGCGTTTGCGGGGGACCGTAATTGCTGTTCCCATTGTCAATGTCTTTGGATTTATCGAACAATCTCGATATTTACCAGATCGCCGAGACTTAAACCGCTCATTTCCGGGTTCCAAAAGAGGAAGCCTCGCCTCCCGTATAGCTCATTTATTCGTCCAAGAAATTGTCAATCACTCCACCCATGGAATTGACCTACATACAGCATCAGGTCACCGTAAAAATTTACCACAAATTAGAGCCAACTTAGATGATCCTGTTACCTACCAATGTGCGCGCGCTTTTGGAACTTCTGTGATTATTCACTCCCAACTTAGGGATGGTTCCCTCCGCCAAGCCGCCACTCAAAAAGGGATTCCGGTTCTTCTATATGAAGGAGGGGAGGCGCTACGATTTAATTCCCATGCTATTTATATTGGCGTTCAAGGTATCCTACGGGTGATGGAAACCTTAGATATGTATGACTTCCAATTTGATAACTTTCCCCTGGAACCTATAGAAGTGCAAAATACTCAATGGGTGCGTGCTTCTCGTAGTGGGATATTACAACTATCTATTGAGTTGGGGGAACGGGTATATAAGCGCCAACTCCTAGGTGTTATATCTGATGCTTTTGGTGATACCAGCGTCAAAGTCAGGGCTCCTGCTGATGGGTTAGTTATCGGAAATCAGCAAAATCCCTTAGTTAATCAAGGGGATGCTATAGTTAATTTGGCTCTCCTCAACTCTGAAGAGAATCTCGTTCATTTTCCATCTTAG
- a CDS encoding NUDIX hydrolase, which translates to MQKWQRLRSQMIIDHPWCRVRQDAIALPDGNIIDDFFINIRPDVALVFAVTEDQQVIFVRQYRHGVEQILLELPAGGFDPATETPTVAALRELREETGYVACSLIPLATLYDNPVKDTNSIHLFLAENVQLQHQTQLDPTEDIQVVLIPLAEVIDAIATQKIQVAGTIAAIFLAWEYLQSKKTQ; encoded by the coding sequence ATGCAAAAGTGGCAAAGATTGCGATCGCAAATGATCATAGATCATCCTTGGTGTCGGGTGCGCCAAGATGCGATCGCCCTTCCCGATGGGAATATTATAGATGATTTTTTTATCAATATTCGGCCTGATGTCGCCTTAGTTTTTGCTGTCACCGAAGACCAGCAGGTGATTTTTGTTCGCCAATACCGACATGGAGTCGAGCAGATTTTATTAGAACTCCCCGCTGGCGGTTTTGACCCGGCTACCGAAACCCCCACCGTCGCCGCCTTACGGGAACTTAGGGAAGAAACAGGTTATGTCGCCTGCTCTTTAATTCCCCTAGCTACCCTATACGATAATCCCGTCAAGGACACTAATTCTATTCACCTATTTTTGGCGGAAAATGTGCAACTGCAGCACCAGACCCAACTGGACCCCACCGAAGATATCCAAGTGGTTCTGATACCATTGGCTGAAGTTATAGATGCGATCGCCACCCAAAAGATTCAAGTAGCCGGAACCATTGCTGCTATCTTTTTAGCCTGGGAATATCTCCAGAGTAAAAAAACTCAGTAA